The DNA region CGCCGATATGCAGGTAGCCCGTGGGGCTCGGGGCGAAGCGGGTGACGATGGTGCTCATGGGTGGGGCTCCGAAGCGCAAAAAGGGAGCTCCTGGCGGAACTCCCGAAATGACGCGGGTTGACCGGGCCGGCGGCGCCCGCCCGGCATGGACGATGGCGGCCGGGGCTAGACCGCTTCCACGGCCGTAAGGCCCGGCACTTCCTGTTTGAGGATGCGCTCGACGCCGTTTTTCAGCGTCATCTGCGACATGGGGCAGCCCTTGCAGGCCCCGGTCAGGCGCACCCGGGCAATGCCCGTCTCCGTCACCTCGACCAGTTCCACGTCGCCGCCGTCGGCCTGCAGGGCCGGGCGGATCTTGCCCAGCGCGGCTTCGATCTGCTCTCGCATCGTCACGCTCCTTCGGCCCGTGGCGACAAGCGGCCAAGGCCTTGGGGCCGGGAGGTAGCGCCTTTGCCTCCCGTCGTCAACCGCCGCCGGGCGCCGGCCGGGACGTCCGGCGGGGATGGGCAAAGTGGCCAAGGCATGCTAGAGGGCGGGCAACCCGACATGCCCGGCGGCGCAGCCGGGGATGGAGTGCACGGATGCTGAAAAAAATCGTCTCGTTGGTCCTCTTTTTCTCGCTTTTCCTGGCGATGCTCACCGCCCTGGTCGTCTTCATCGCCCCGGCGGACCGGGTGGCGTCGTGGTCCAATTGGACGTTCCTGGGCCTGTCCCTGGCCCATTGGCAAGGCGCCCACCTGGGCATGGGCCTGCTTTTGCTCGTGGCCGGCCTGGTGCATCTGGCCTGCAACTGGGACGGGCTGCTCGACCACCTGCGCGACGACGACGGCGCGGTGGTCATCTTCACACGCCCCTTTTTCGCCGGGGCCATCCTGACCCTGGCCGTGTTCGTCTGGGCCCTGGCCGACCTGCCGCCCGTGCGCCAGTTCGTGGCCGTCTCCCAATACCTCAAGGAACGGGCCGTGGACACCTACGGCGAGCCGCCCTACGCCCTGGCCGAGCGCTCGACCCTGGAAGACCTGGCCCGGCGCATGGGCATGGACGGCGACAAGGCCCTGGCCCTGCTGCGGCTTAAAAACATCAAGGCCGAAAACGCCTCCCT from Solidesulfovibrio sp. includes:
- a CDS encoding NifU family protein, coding for MREQIEAALGKIRPALQADGGDVELVEVTETGIARVRLTGACKGCPMSQMTLKNGVERILKQEVPGLTAVEAV